One part of the Thiothrix nivea DSM 5205 genome encodes these proteins:
- the tnpC gene encoding IS66 family transposase, which translates to MLEQQVETLQKQLEELVAKLGSSSRNSSKPPSSDSPEQRAARPKRKGSGRPHGGQPGHPRHERALYPPEQVTRTEQYFPESTCACGGAVAVDWENPYRHQVTDIAPPPPPEVTEHQFYHGVCQSCGNQHHSQWPDWVPSGQMGAGVIAWIVVLAGQFRLSMRQTQLLLWEVWQVRFSTGAISKAQGKSIPWMGPLYRQVGEHVRGQAVCHADETRHYRGTNTYWLWALADNTVTYFMTHYSRGKAAADALLGSFTGYLVTDHFSGYGNVPPERRQLCWAHLIRHFRKMAGRCGGGGMVGKRLLLIACATVRTHHRWQQHPEGAARYRRRILRLRRSFQATLSLGEALDNCKRTRNQCKHLRKDEAMCWTFLKDTRIPLTNNRAERVIRPYVQWRKTSFASQSAQGDRFRPTVLTVLGTARQLGMDMATLMRYVCSQGLAHKPVAVRFPLGQVCTRKPLQMA; encoded by the coding sequence GTGTTGGAACAGCAAGTCGAAACGCTGCAAAAACAGCTCGAAGAACTGGTGGCCAAACTGGGCAGCAGTTCCCGCAACAGCTCCAAACCGCCGTCCTCAGACAGCCCGGAACAACGGGCAGCCCGTCCAAAACGCAAGGGGAGTGGCCGCCCGCATGGCGGGCAACCCGGCCATCCACGCCACGAACGGGCGTTATATCCCCCCGAACAAGTGACCCGCACTGAACAGTATTTCCCGGAAAGCACCTGCGCCTGTGGTGGGGCAGTGGCGGTTGACTGGGAAAACCCTTACCGCCATCAGGTCACGGACATCGCCCCTCCGCCGCCACCCGAGGTGACGGAGCACCAGTTTTACCACGGTGTCTGCCAATCCTGCGGCAACCAACACCACAGCCAGTGGCCGGACTGGGTCCCCAGCGGGCAAATGGGTGCGGGTGTGATTGCCTGGATTGTGGTGCTGGCCGGACAGTTTCGCCTGTCGATGCGCCAAACCCAGCTCCTGTTGTGGGAAGTCTGGCAGGTGCGCTTCAGCACCGGGGCGATCAGCAAAGCGCAAGGCAAATCCATCCCGTGGATGGGGCCGCTGTACCGTCAGGTCGGTGAGCATGTGCGTGGGCAGGCGGTCTGCCATGCCGATGAAACCCGCCATTACCGTGGCACGAACACCTACTGGTTATGGGCATTGGCGGACAACACCGTCACGTACTTCATGACCCATTACTCACGCGGCAAGGCTGCCGCCGATGCCTTGTTGGGCAGTTTTACCGGTTATCTGGTGACAGACCACTTCAGCGGTTACGGCAATGTCCCGCCCGAACGGCGGCAACTGTGCTGGGCACACCTGATCCGGCACTTCCGCAAGATGGCCGGGCGTTGTGGCGGAGGGGGAATGGTTGGCAAACGCCTGCTGCTGATTGCCTGCGCCACCGTCCGCACCCATCACCGCTGGCAACAGCACCCCGAAGGGGCGGCACGCTACCGGCGGCGGATACTGCGCCTGCGCCGCAGCTTCCAGGCCACCCTCAGCCTGGGCGAAGCATTGGATAACTGCAAACGCACCCGCAACCAATGCAAACATCTCCGTAAAGATGAGGCCATGTGCTGGACTTTCCTCAAGGATACACGCATTCCCCTCACCAATAACCGCGCTGAACGGGTGATCCGCCCCTACGTGCAATGGCGTAAGACCAGTTTTGCCAGCCAGTCGGCACAAGGGGACAGGTTCCGGCCAACCGTGCTGACCGTGTTGGGGACTGCCCGGCAATTGGGGATGGATATGGCAACCCTGATGCGCTATGTGTGCTCCCAAGGCTTGGCTCATAAGCCGGTCGCCGTGCGCTTCCCCTTGGGGCAGGTCTGTACCCGCAAACCGCTACAAATGGCGTGA
- a CDS encoding lysozyme inhibitor LprI family protein, whose product MKKVAMMCVTAMAVFAMSAASADCTLGWCKANTLSATEKLICADAGLQAADNLMDSLYQEVMSYKGKPGHEGMWSGEVQSDQQDWLKSRNQLSAKNPLMDSYLQRIGELQTTLKSMSQ is encoded by the coding sequence ATGAAGAAAGTTGCCATGATGTGTGTGACAGCGATGGCTGTCTTTGCCATGTCTGCCGCCTCAGCAGATTGTACGTTGGGATGGTGTAAAGCCAATACACTTTCTGCCACCGAAAAGCTGATTTGTGCTGATGCAGGTCTGCAAGCAGCGGATAACCTGATGGATAGCCTTTACCAAGAGGTCATGAGTTATAAAGGCAAGCCTGGGCATGAGGGTATGTGGTCGGGTGAAGTGCAATCTGATCAACAGGATTGGTTAAAAAGCCGCAATCAGTTGTCTGCTAAAAATCCACTGATGGATAGCTATTTGCAACGAATTGGGGAGTTACAAACTACGCTGAAATCCATGAGCCAGTAA
- a CDS encoding MliC family protein, producing MKSGKMILALPLVFMVALANANDDIVLVAEPAQTYVCQDGKSVTAQYFNNTEKTISLVKLTMATEARFLPSIVSGSGSRYTDERDIEWWLKGDEASLNYDLHSDDASKTTLCSIKP from the coding sequence ATGAAATCAGGAAAAATGATACTGGCATTGCCGCTGGTATTCATGGTGGCTTTGGCGAATGCCAACGATGACATCGTATTGGTAGCTGAACCAGCACAAACCTATGTTTGTCAGGATGGGAAAAGTGTGACTGCGCAGTATTTCAATAATACGGAAAAAACCATTAGTCTGGTTAAACTGACGATGGCTACAGAAGCCCGGTTCTTACCGAGCATAGTTTCAGGTAGCGGTTCTCGTTATACCGATGAACGTGATATTGAATGGTGGCTTAAAGGCGATGAGGCGTCATTGAATTACGATTTACATAGTGATGATGCCAGTAAAACAACCCTGTGTTCAATAAAGCCATAA
- a CDS encoding sterol desaturase family protein codes for MNIVLLSVLLVVTWLLAAYFIHRVAHIKHKWNILFYIHKAHHEINYLASDEQNSAFKMRYLLFLFGDYRGTLDVLLTLTLPALLVLFVHTEIGLGILIFHYIYEVFLSEHVLDHNPRIRKCGARCFAWGEYHLMHHLKPSCNFGIILPIGDYLFGTYKKPAFNQSLTSINGYYSHELSK; via the coding sequence ATGAATATTGTATTGTTATCTGTTTTGCTCGTTGTCACATGGCTATTGGCGGCATACTTTATACATCGGGTGGCTCACATAAAACATAAATGGAACATTTTGTTCTACATTCATAAAGCTCATCATGAAATTAATTATTTGGCTTCGGATGAACAGAATTCTGCGTTCAAGATGCGCTACTTGCTGTTTTTATTTGGTGACTATCGAGGCACATTAGATGTTCTATTGACTTTAACGTTACCTGCTCTTCTTGTGTTATTTGTCCACACAGAGATTGGCCTGGGAATTTTGATCTTTCATTATATTTACGAAGTTTTTCTTAGTGAGCATGTGCTGGATCATAATCCGCGTATACGCAAGTGCGGTGCGCGCTGCTTTGCCTGGGGTGAGTACCATCTTATGCATCATCTAAAGCCATCGTGCAACTTCGGCATAATCTTGCCGATTGGTGATTACTTGTTTGGAACTTATAAAAAGCCCGCATTCAATCAATCACTTACATCAATCAATGGATATTATAGCCATGAGTTAAGCAAATAA
- a CDS encoding GNAT family N-acetyltransferase yields MKNTLECRAENPAIPDAGQEIELPKSLINKMSQISREEPELLYYSPQEIEKLWKQQRIIVYPDVNEPEGFIFKIPIMKGWTEITGLYTLPSKRPRSLRQKSVAERMVKTCMDQCAPGERLITFTQIPGVARFAQKLGSQRIGYFDLPLRVLLASFLEKCATPARLWELLLGLPRERNVAVVMYTAPDKMP; encoded by the coding sequence ATGAAAAATACGCTTGAATGCCGGGCAGAAAACCCGGCCATACCAGACGCTGGGCAGGAAATCGAGTTGCCCAAAAGCCTTATCAACAAGATGTCCCAAATCTCCAGGGAAGAACCTGAGCTTCTTTATTATTCGCCGCAGGAAATCGAAAAACTCTGGAAACAACAGCGGATCATTGTTTATCCCGATGTCAATGAGCCTGAGGGGTTTATTTTCAAGATTCCCATTATGAAAGGCTGGACTGAGATTACCGGTCTGTACACCTTGCCCAGCAAGCGTCCGCGCAGTTTACGCCAGAAAAGTGTTGCTGAACGGATGGTGAAGACTTGTATGGATCAATGTGCCCCCGGCGAACGGCTCATTACCTTTACACAGATTCCTGGCGTGGCGCGTTTCGCACAGAAACTGGGTTCCCAGCGCATTGGCTATTTTGACCTGCCGCTGCGGGTCTTGCTGGCTTCGTTTCTGGAAAAATGCGCTACGCCAGCCAGGTTATGGGAACTATTGCTCGGTTTACCAAGGGAACGTAACGTTGCTGTCGTGATGTATACGGCTCCTGACAAAATGCCATGA
- a CDS encoding polyketide synthase dehydratase domain-containing protein, producing the protein MRPASFPLASTAMGWRFPASTHPLLGRMQATPHPSWKLAISDRLAWLEGHRINGVPLFPATGYVEMALATARAQFGGEAFLLTDVSFLAALCLCEPLEQTCLRTSLFPEDGRFEIHSRNDRNMPWRLHAKGVVQALPANTGNHRLSPDVLYSRCGTLSPAAPAYAALQAAGFGYAGLFRGMVSLTACGHETLAELTPGRAGWIIDPVQLDSGLQSLLASLGGNEHGLFLPVGIKRLQVNGATADAVLAYGHSAFGDGAVRLHADLCLLDRNGRVSMDLQGLTARPMTAGLAQRVFRYLGVADCGSRQPT; encoded by the coding sequence ATGCGTCCTGCTTCTTTTCCGTTAGCCAGCACCGCTATGGGCTGGCGCTTTCCCGCCAGTACTCACCCGCTGTTGGGGCGGATGCAGGCCACGCCCCATCCCTCCTGGAAACTGGCGATAAGCGACCGCCTTGCATGGCTGGAAGGGCATCGCATCAACGGTGTCCCCTTGTTTCCCGCCACAGGCTACGTGGAAATGGCGCTGGCTACCGCGCGTGCACAGTTTGGCGGCGAAGCTTTCCTCCTGACCGATGTAAGTTTCCTTGCTGCTTTGTGCCTGTGCGAGCCACTGGAGCAAACCTGCCTGCGCACCAGCCTGTTCCCGGAAGACGGGCGTTTTGAAATCCATTCCCGCAACGATAGAAACATGCCCTGGCGGTTACATGCCAAAGGTGTCGTGCAAGCGTTGCCTGCCAATACCGGGAACCATCGCCTATCGCCGGATGTGCTGTACAGTCGTTGCGGCACTTTGTCACCGGCGGCTCCGGCCTATGCTGCCCTGCAAGCAGCGGGATTCGGGTATGCGGGTTTGTTTCGCGGCATGGTCAGCCTTACGGCTTGCGGGCACGAAACCCTGGCGGAACTGACGCCAGGGCGGGCAGGCTGGATCATCGACCCGGTACAGCTCGATTCCGGGCTGCAAAGTCTGCTGGCCAGCCTTGGGGGAAATGAGCACGGCCTGTTTCTGCCGGTCGGGATCAAGCGCCTTCAGGTCAACGGGGCGACAGCAGATGCCGTACTGGCTTACGGTCATTCTGCTTTCGGGGATGGTGCGGTAAGGTTACATGCCGACCTGTGCCTGCTGGATCGGAACGGGCGGGTCAGCATGGATTTGCAAGGGCTAACGGCACGACCCATGACCGCAGGTCTGGCGCAAAGGGTGTTCCGCTACCTGGGTGTGGCGGATTGCGGGAGCCGTCAACCAACCTGA
- a CDS encoding HlyD family secretion protein codes for MKKTWIGVAVTLLALIAYLALWPRPAETSPATAPLRPAHIAAEGRVETMPGYDIDLGTSELNGKVAEIRVKTGDRVHSGQTVAVLENQDLQALVAQSEQDLQVAKARLAELESGARKEERLQADAQLRGALANQEEAHRQLQRNRELITKKTIPQASLDSAESAFKAAQATADEAQQRKNLLAAGPKPETIRLYRDQVRLAEAACEYNRKRLETTIIRSPIDGTVIERYLDAGEGVTPQTPILAIADLGKTWINAEVDETDVGRVTLGDKVNVTSDAYPGKVFAGTVSEIANYAGARGIRPDNPAVNLGLKIVKVKITLKEVTSLRLGMTVQVRIMTSPG; via the coding sequence ATGAAAAAAACCTGGATCGGCGTAGCCGTCACCTTACTTGCCCTGATTGCCTATCTCGCTTTATGGCCGCGCCCTGCCGAGACAAGCCCGGCAACCGCGCCCTTGCGGCCTGCCCATATTGCCGCCGAAGGCAGGGTCGAAACCATGCCCGGTTACGACATAGACCTCGGCACCAGCGAACTCAATGGCAAGGTCGCGGAGATTCGGGTCAAGACAGGTGACCGGGTACACAGCGGGCAAACCGTTGCAGTGCTGGAAAATCAGGACTTGCAAGCCCTGGTGGCGCAGAGTGAACAGGATTTGCAGGTAGCAAAAGCACGGCTGGCGGAACTCGAATCCGGCGCGCGCAAGGAAGAACGCTTGCAGGCAGACGCGCAGCTCCGGGGTGCGCTGGCCAATCAGGAAGAAGCGCACAGGCAGTTACAGCGCAACCGTGAACTGATCACGAAAAAGACCATCCCGCAAGCCAGCCTCGACAGTGCCGAATCTGCATTCAAGGCAGCCCAGGCAACCGCCGACGAAGCACAGCAACGCAAGAACCTGCTGGCAGCGGGGCCGAAACCGGAAACCATCCGCCTCTACCGCGATCAGGTGCGGCTGGCCGAGGCTGCCTGCGAATACAACCGCAAACGTCTGGAAACGACCATTATCCGCTCACCGATTGATGGCACAGTCATTGAACGCTATCTCGATGCAGGCGAAGGCGTGACCCCGCAAACCCCGATCCTGGCTATTGCTGACCTTGGCAAGACGTGGATTAATGCCGAAGTGGACGAAACCGATGTCGGCAGGGTTACGCTTGGCGACAAGGTGAACGTCACCTCCGACGCCTACCCTGGCAAAGTATTCGCGGGCACAGTCAGCGAAATCGCCAACTACGCGGGCGCACGCGGCATCCGCCCGGATAACCCCGCCGTCAACCTCGGCCTCAAAATAGTCAAGGTCAAGATCACGCTCAAGGAAGTAACGTCGTTGCGCCTTGGCATGACAGTACAAGTCAGGATTATGACGTCTCCCGGCTGA
- a CDS encoding ABC transporter ATP-binding protein, which yields MKNATQPVLAVEGISKLYGAGSNRVKALDDVSVTLYPGEVLLIMGPSGSGKTTLLSIMGCILRPTTGNVTVAGKCVSELAESALPDIRRHDLGFVFQAFNLFNTLTAQENVGVVLRLKGAPRRSITARSLALLEQVGLAHRANAYPRDMSGGEKQRTALARALAGDPPILLADEPTANLDSKTGHAVLALLRNLAKETGKAVAIVSHDPKAEAVADRIIEIQDGRLLS from the coding sequence ATGAAGAATGCAACCCAACCCGTCCTTGCCGTAGAAGGCATCAGCAAACTGTATGGCGCAGGCAGTAACCGTGTGAAAGCCCTCGATGACGTATCCGTCACGCTGTATCCGGGGGAAGTCTTGCTGATCATGGGGCCATCCGGTTCCGGCAAGACCACACTGCTGTCGATCATGGGCTGCATCCTGCGCCCGACCACGGGTAACGTCACGGTCGCCGGTAAATGTGTCAGCGAATTGGCGGAGTCAGCGCTGCCGGACATCCGCCGTCATGACCTTGGTTTCGTGTTTCAGGCATTCAACCTGTTCAACACCCTGACGGCACAGGAAAACGTCGGCGTCGTGCTGCGGCTGAAAGGCGCACCCCGGCGTTCCATCACAGCGCGGTCGCTGGCCTTACTGGAGCAGGTCGGCCTTGCGCACCGCGCCAACGCTTACCCGCGTGACATGAGCGGCGGCGAAAAGCAGCGTACCGCACTTGCCAGGGCATTGGCAGGCGACCCGCCGATCCTGCTGGCGGATGAACCGACCGCAAACCTTGATTCCAAAACCGGCCACGCAGTGCTGGCGCTGTTGCGCAACCTGGCCAAAGAAACCGGGAAAGCCGTAGCAATTGTCAGCCACGACCCCAAAGCCGAAGCGGTGGCCGACCGCATTATCGAAATACAGGATGGCAGGCTCTTATCATGA
- a CDS encoding ABC transporter permease, whose protein sequence is MFWLAFKMLFQERSRLIITLVGIVFSGVLTLMEVGIYLGMMGNATGIVRHTDADIWIMSKNVPNFDFSQPFPDYLIDRVRGLDEVARADSIQVWFGFLKLHDGRREQVELVGFDPDSGVGGPWAMESGQATDVKGGNYMILDASARQRLGDLTPGSLWEVNVFKEESFKLVGVSQGVVSFTTVPVMFTSHAWMERSLAGTNFANQTSFIVAKLKDPATLPDVVATLRNRLPNNDVYTRQEFINRAVEYWTIQTGMGMSFFLTAILAVLIGGAIVGQTIYASTLEHLRDYGTLKAMGARNRDINTVILSQAAVSAVLGFVISVTVLVLVRGGVERSGVPLTTPWELFVVMFVIIVLTCLSAAWVSVRKTKTLDPAMVFRG, encoded by the coding sequence ATGTTCTGGCTTGCATTCAAAATGCTGTTTCAGGAACGATCCAGGCTGATCATTACGCTGGTTGGCATTGTCTTTTCCGGCGTGTTGACCCTGATGGAGGTGGGTATCTACCTCGGCATGATGGGCAACGCTACGGGGATTGTGCGCCACACGGATGCTGACATCTGGATCATGTCCAAAAACGTCCCCAATTTCGATTTTTCGCAGCCTTTCCCCGATTACCTGATTGACCGGGTGCGCGGGCTGGATGAGGTGGCGCGGGCTGACAGCATCCAGGTGTGGTTCGGTTTCCTCAAGCTGCATGACGGTCGCCGCGAACAGGTCGAGCTGGTGGGTTTTGACCCGGATAGCGGCGTCGGTGGCCCCTGGGCGATGGAAAGCGGGCAAGCCACCGATGTCAAAGGGGGCAACTACATGATTCTGGATGCCAGTGCCCGCCAACGCCTTGGCGACCTAACTCCGGGGTCATTGTGGGAAGTCAATGTGTTCAAGGAAGAATCCTTCAAGCTGGTCGGCGTGTCGCAAGGGGTGGTCAGTTTTACGACGGTTCCGGTCATGTTTACCTCTCATGCATGGATGGAGCGCAGTCTTGCGGGCACAAATTTCGCCAATCAGACTTCTTTCATCGTCGCCAAGCTCAAAGACCCCGCGACCCTGCCGGATGTGGTGGCAACTCTGCGTAACAGGCTGCCGAACAACGATGTCTACACGCGCCAGGAGTTTATCAACCGTGCGGTGGAATACTGGACGATTCAGACCGGTATGGGCATGTCGTTTTTCCTGACAGCGATATTGGCGGTGCTGATCGGCGGCGCGATTGTCGGGCAGACGATTTACGCCAGCACGCTGGAACACCTGCGTGATTACGGCACACTCAAGGCCATGGGTGCACGCAACCGCGACATCAATACCGTGATCCTCAGTCAGGCGGCGGTCAGCGCTGTTCTTGGGTTCGTCATCAGCGTCACCGTGCTCGTGCTGGTGCGCGGCGGTGTTGAGCGCAGCGGTGTACCGCTGACCACGCCGTGGGAATTGTTCGTCGTCATGTTCGTGATCATTGTCCTGACTTGTCTCAGTGCTGCATGGGTATCCGTGCGCAAGACCAAAACCCTCGACCCTGCCATGGTGTTTCGCGGATGA
- a CDS encoding c-type cytochrome, with protein sequence MSIQKKIVTAMAFATTTLVAMPASSAEPDDITHGKYLILTAGCNDCHTAGYAASGATIPEPEWLKGDSLGFRGPWGTTYAVNLREYMAGLSQEEWVNKARTLKARPPMPWWALNAMTEKDLKAIYTYVRALDTSDNKVPEFVPPDQEPPMPYVQWPMPQ encoded by the coding sequence ATGAGCATTCAAAAGAAGATAGTAACGGCGATGGCATTTGCAACCACCACTTTGGTGGCGATGCCCGCCAGTAGTGCCGAGCCAGATGACATCACACACGGGAAATACCTGATCCTGACCGCAGGCTGCAACGACTGCCACACCGCCGGGTATGCCGCGAGTGGCGCAACAATCCCGGAGCCTGAGTGGTTAAAGGGGGATAGCCTGGGGTTCCGTGGCCCGTGGGGAACAACCTACGCCGTCAATTTGCGCGAATACATGGCTGGGCTTAGCCAGGAGGAATGGGTTAACAAAGCCAGGACGCTGAAAGCCAGACCCCCCATGCCCTGGTGGGCGTTAAATGCCATGACTGAAAAGGATCTGAAAGCCATTTACACATACGTCAGGGCGCTGGACACGAGTGATAACAAGGTTCCCGAGTTTGTTCCGCCGGATCAGGAGCCACCGATGCCATACGTGCAGTGGCCGATGCCGCAATAA
- a CDS encoding GNAT family N-acetyltransferase, translating into MPANCGNDLTPSLPAEFGEAWRIYEDSFPSAERRSLSQQLNILPNPRYRFRAITSAGKVIGITATWHFDGLLFLEHIAIARDARKSGLGTRIIRELCELNAGLLVLEVELPESGMAEQRRVDWYIRLGFVLNHFPYIQPAFSPDKPPVPLRIMSYPRELSAEEFYRIRDILYREVYGHKPPQ; encoded by the coding sequence ATGCCAGCAAACTGTGGTAATGACCTGACGCCAAGCCTTCCTGCCGAATTCGGGGAGGCTTGGCGCATTTATGAAGACAGTTTCCCCAGCGCCGAACGGCGTTCACTTTCACAGCAATTGAACATCCTGCCAAATCCCCGCTACCGGTTTCGTGCCATCACATCGGCAGGCAAAGTCATTGGCATAACCGCCACCTGGCACTTTGACGGGCTGCTCTTTCTGGAACATATCGCCATCGCCCGTGACGCCAGAAAAAGCGGGCTTGGCACGCGGATTATCCGTGAGTTGTGCGAGCTAAACGCAGGTTTGCTGGTGCTTGAGGTGGAGCTTCCTGAAAGCGGAATGGCCGAACAGCGGCGGGTTGACTGGTATATCAGGTTGGGGTTTGTGCTCAATCATTTCCCGTATATACAACCGGCTTTTTCACCTGACAAGCCTCCCGTTCCATTACGGATCATGTCGTATCCACGGGAACTGTCAGCCGAGGAATTTTACCGCATCCGTGACATTTTATACCGGGAAGTGTATGGGCATAAGCCTCCCCAATAA